DNA sequence from the Novosphingobium sp. KACC 22771 genome:
CGGTGGGCGATGGCGAGGCCGCGCTGGCGGGAATCGAGGCGGAACGGCCCGATCTGGCCATCCTCGACATCCGCATGCCCGGGCGCGGCGGGGTCGGCGTGCTCGAAGCGCTGCGTGATGCGGGCGATGACACGCCGGTCCTGCTGCTGGCCGCAGAGGTCGATGATGCCGCGCTGGTCGGCGCGATGCGGGCCGGGGTCAACGGCATCCTGCTGAAAGACACCGAGGCGGACGCCCTGCAGCAGGCCATCGAAACGGTGATGGCAGGGCAAAGGGCGATTCCGATGGGGATGATGGAGCGCGCCTTTGCCTTGGTGACCCAGCCTGCGCCCCCCGACCCGCTCGACAGCCTCTCCGAGCGCGACCGCAGGATCGTGGAGGGCGCCGCCGCCGGTCTGCGCAACCGGGACATCGCCCAAAACCTTGCCATTTCCGAAGGTTCGGTCAAAGTCTATCTGCACCGCATCTTTGACCGGCTCAATGTCAGCAATCGCACCGAACTGGCCTTGCTGGTGCGGGCAAAGAGATAGGCGCGAAAGGCAGGGGAAAGCATAAAGACCCATGATGGCGCGCCCGATTCATATTCTGCTGCGGGTCGTCATCGCCCTGCGCCAATGGCTGCGCAGCAGCGAAATGGCCTTTATCGCGGTGGCGGTGGCGGTCGGCACGATGGCCGGGCTGGCCACCCTGGTTCAGGGCTGGCTGGCCCATGGCATGCAGAGCCTGATCTATGGCGTTGCGGCCAATCGGTTGAGCGCGCTCAATGCCATCCTCCACCCATGGAAACTGCTGGCGCTGCCGCTGGGCGGATTGGGGCTGATCGCGCTGGGGCGCTTTGCGGCGCGCCATCGCCATGTGCCCATCGACGTGGTCGAGGCCAATGCGCTCCATGGCGGACGGATTCCCGCGCTCGACAATCTGCTGATCGCGGCCCAGACGATCCTGTCCAACGGCTGCGGGGCGTCGGTGGGGCTTGAGGCGACCTATGCCCAGATGGGCGGCGGCCTTGCCTCGCTGCTGGGTCAATGGCTGAAACTGCGGCGGGCCGATCTGCGCACGCTGGTGGGCGCGGGCGCGGGCGCGGCGGTGGGGGCGGCGTTTGGCGCGCCGCTGACGGGGGCCTTCTATGCCTTTGAAATTGTCATCGGCGCCTACAGCACCGCCTCGGTTGCGCCGGTCATTGCCGCGGCGCTTGCCGCCACGCTGGTGCTGCGCGGGCTGCATGTCGAACCTTATCTGATCGCCCTGACCCAAACGCGCATCATCACCATTCTCGATTATGCCGCCTATGCGCTGCTGGGCGGGCTATGCGCGGTGATGGGCATTGCCGTGATGCGCCTTGTCACTCTGGCCGAGCGGGGTTTTCAGGTCTGGCCTTTGCTGGCGCGGTGGAAGCCCCTGGCGGGCGGGGTGATGCTGATGCCGCTGGCGCTGATGACGCCGCAAACGCTTTCGGCGGGGCATGGCGCACTTCATCTCGATCTGCTGCTGCAACCGCCGCTGCACCTGCTGCTGCTGGTCATTGTGCTCAAGGTGGCCGCCTCGGTCATCTCGCTGGCCAGCGGTTTTCGCGGCGGCCTGTTCTTTGCCTCGCTGTTTCTCGGCTCGCTGCTGGGTCAGGTCTTTGCCCGACTGTTCAACCTCAACCCATGGGGGCTGGTGATTTCGCCGATGGATGCCGCGTTGGTGGGCATGGCGGGCTTGAGCGTTTCGATTGTCGGCGGGCCGATGACGCTGGCGCTGCTGATGCTGGAAACCACGCATGATTTCGCGCTGATGGGGGTGGTGCTGACCGCCGCGCTGATTTCGGCCACCATCACGCGCGAGGTTTTCGGCTATTCCTTCTCGACATGGCGGCTGCATGTGCGCGGCTCCGACATTCGCAGCCCGCGTGATATCGGCTGGATGCTCACCCTGAACGCGGGGCGGATCATGCGGCGCGACTGGACCAATGTGGTCAACACCATGACCATCGGACAATTTCGCGCCACGGTGCCGCTGGGCTCCACGGCCAAGGCGATCGTCACCGATGCCGACGGCCATTATTGCGGGATCGTGGCAACCGCGGCCGCCCATGCACCGGGCAGCGATCCGCTGGCGCAAATCGACACGCTGGTCACGCTGGCCGCCACCACGTTGACCCCGGCCAGCAGCCTCAAAACGGTGCTGGCCACATTTGATACGGCGATGGCCGATGAACTGGCCGTCGTCACGCCCGAGGGTCAGGTGGCCGGTGTGGTCACCGAGCGGCACGCGAGGCGCCGTTATCTCGAGGAAATCGAGGCGGAGCAGCGCAAGATGTTCGGTGAGACCGGGCGATAGGCGGACACGACGCGCGCCGCCGCGCGGATGATCCTATGGCGCGGCGGCGGCGATGAACGATTGACGGCGCTCCCTTCGTTCCATATTTCGATTTTTATCGAATCGTGGAGATAGGGATGGACGCCGCCGCTGTTATTCAAGCCTTGGGCGCTCTAGCGCAGGAACACCGGCTGGCCGCTTTCCGCCTGCTGGTTCAGGCCGGAGAGCATGGCCTTCCCGCAGGCGTCATCGCCGAGAAACTGGGCGTGGTCTCCTCATCCATGAGCTTTCATCTTGCCGCTCTGGCGCATGCCGGATTGGTCCGACAGCGCCGCCAGAGCCGTCTGGTCATCTACAGCGCCAATTATGCGGCGATGAATGGTGTGATGGGCTATCTCACGGAAAATTGCTGCGGCGGGGTGCCCTGCACGGACGAGGTCTGCTGCCCTGCCCCATCCGCAGGCGCGGCCTCCGGCGGAGCGGAGAATGCCGCATGACATTCCCTGCCGATGCCTTGTCGATCATGCCATTGAGCGCTTCCTGCACAAAGGAGACCATCCTGTGACAACCGACATCATCATTTATCACAATCCCGAATGCGGCACCTCGCGCAATGCGCTGGCCATGATCCGCAATGCGGGCATCGAGCCGCATGTGATCGAATATCTGAAAACGCCGCCTTCGCGCGCTTTGCTGGAGAGCCTGATCGAACGCGCCGGGATGACGCCGCGCGCGCTGCTGCGCGAAAAGGGCACGCCTTTTGCCGATCTGGGCCTTGGCAATCCCGACCTTTCCGATGCGCAATTGATCGACGCCATGATGGAGCACCCCATTCTGATCAACCGCCCGCTGGTTGTCTCGCCGCTTGGCGTGCGCCTGTGCCGCCCGTCCGAGGCCGTCCTCGACCTGATCCCGGCCGAGCAGCGCGGCGCCTTTGCCAAGGAGGACGGCGAACAGGTCGTCGATGCCGACGGCAAGCGGATATCAGCCTAGTGTCCTCGCGCGGCGGCGCGAGACCCGGCGAGGAAGTGCCATGACGAAACTCAAGCGGGCCTTGTGGAGCGAGGCACTGGGCAGCTTTCTGCTGTTTGCCTGCGTCATCGGTTCGGGCATCATGGGCGAGCGGCTGTCGGGCGGCAATGTGGCGATCGCGCTGCTGGGCAATACGCTGGCAACGGGCGCTTTGCTCTTCGTGCTGATCACGATGCTGGGGCCGGTATCGGGCGCGCATTTCAATCCGGCGGTGACGCTGATCATGCGCCTGCGCGGCGAGATCGATACGCAGGGCGGGCTGGCCTATGTGGCGGCGCAAATGGTCGGTGGCATTGCGGGCGTGTGGGTGGCGCATGCGATGTTTGATTTGCCCGTATGGCAAGTCTCGACCCATGGCCGCACCGGCGCCGGACAATGGCTGGGCGAAGCGGTGGCGACTTTCGGATTGATCCTGACGATCCTGGGCACGGCCAAGCACCGGCATGTCTGGGTGCCTCCCGGCGTGGCCTTTTACATTGTTGCGGCCTACTGGTTCACCTCGTCAACCAGCTTTGCCAATCCCGCGATCACCATTGCGCGCGCGCTGTCCGACACGTTTGCGGGCATCGCGCCCGCCCATGTGCCCGCCTTCATCGCCGCTCAATTCACCGGCGCCCTGGCGGCCCACTTCGCCGCCATGGTCCTTTTCCCGCAAGAGGATGAAACATGACACGCCTGCGTGTTCTCCATGATCCCCATCACCTGCCCGCGCTGAAACCCGAATATGCCCACCAGCGCCCCGCCTTTGGCTTGGGCGAGATGGAACCGGCGCCGCGCATCCTGCTGCTTTACGGCAGCCTGCGCGAGCGTTCCTATTCGCGCCTTGTGGTGGAGGAAGCCGCACGCCTGCTGATCTATTTCGGGTGCGAAGTGCGGATCTTTGATCCTTCCGACCTGCCCCTGCCCGATCAGGTGGCCGGGGATGACCATCCCGCCGTGGCCGAACTGCGCGAACTCTCGCTCTGGTCCGAAGGTCAGGTCTGGTGCAGCCCGGAACGGCATGGCCAGATCACGGGCATCATGAAGGCGCAGATCGATCACCTGCCCCTTGCCATGAAGGGCATGCGCCCAACCCAGGGACGCACGCTGGCCGTGATGCAGGTCTGCGCCGGGTCGCAATCCTTCAACACGGTCAACACCCTGCGCCTTCTGGGCCGCTGGATGCGGATGTTCACCATTCCCAACCAATCATCGGTCGCCAAGGCCTATGAGGAGTTTGACGAGGCCGGGCGGATGAAGCCCTCGTCCTATTACGACCGCATCGTGGATGTCTGCGAGGAACTGGTCCGTTTCACCGTGCTGCTGCGGCTTCATGCCGAGCAGTTGGTGGATCGCTATTCAGAACGCGTCGAGCGGGATTACCCGGTTGCAACGCCGGTCGAAAAGGCAGGATTAAACGCTCTTTGACCATGATGGATGCGTTTCATATGGCGCCCGACCGCAGCGTGGCCAGATAGACGCATAACATGTCGGCCAGCGCCTCGGTGCGCTCGTCGATCTCGTCATGGCGCTCTTCGCTGTGCGAAAGGGCTCTACCCATGGCTTTGAGCGTTCCGACCATGATGTCGCCCGCGATGCGCAAACGCCGGGGCCCAGCATGGGGCGGCGTCTTCGAGCGCCTGCCGCATTGCCGCCTCCTCACATTCCCAGGCGACAAACGCCCACACCGCCGCTCTTGCCTGTTGCTTTCCTTGGCGCAGGACATCGAGCTTTCCATGCGCCTGCGCTGACTATGCCCTGCGCCGCAGGACATAGCGCTGTCCGGCGGTGCAGTTGCCTTGCGGCAAAGACAGGTCACGGGCCCCTCCGACGGCCATGACGGCCGATGGCAGCCAACTTGCTTTCGCCCCAGACGCCAGAGCGGCGCACATATAAGTAACGCGCAATGGCAAATTGTTAATCTTCATTAACCATTGGGTATACTGTAAAATTTATAAAATTCTGGTATAATAGTATCAGGAATATCCGTTCTTCGTAAATTTCAATATATGAAATGGAAGCAAAAGCTGTGCGAAAAGATATTAAAAGCCTGATGGAAAAGATAAGCAACAATGGTTTTAATTATCAAGAGTTCAATGACAGATTTTTTGATATTGAAATGTTGCCCATTTTCAAATCTGTTTTGAGCGATCCGCGCATCCTGGCGGCGGAGCAAACAAGAAATTTGGACCGCCGTGAGCCGGTTCACGAACAATACGCAAATTTTGCAAATCAAGGACTTGGATCATTCAATCATCTTAATGACGAAATGACGGAAATAAACGAAAAATTTGACAAAGTTACGAGTATATTCTCCAGAATTAACAGACAAAACGCCAAGTCTGGTCACTAATGCCGCTGATCGTTACGTATGGAATCAGAGGCGGTAGCGGGGCCAGTTTCATCGCTTCTCAATTGGCTATTGGACTTAATGCATTAGGCATCAGCACAACGTTGACCAGCGGATGCCCATTGCAATCGATTGGCCTGCATTTCGGCGTAGAGCTATCGCGTGAACTGCCCGAATTGTTCTATGGCGATCACATCCAGCAGGCCGCCACGCTGCAAGGCAAGGTTGGCCTTTACGACATAGCCGGCGCTCTGGATCAGCCTAATTTTGTTAACTTTTTGCTGCGGAGCGGATTTGGCGACGCCGGAAACCAAGTGCTGATCATCGACCTGCCCCTGCACCGGGTTCAAGGTCTGACAGCACTCATGGATGCCGCCTGCCTGCATATCTGCACGATCACACCCTCGCCGGAGGGGATTGCCACTTTGCCGGCGGTTTACGCCCAGGCTCTGACCAACCATCCGGAAAAGACGCGCTACATTCTCAATATGATCGATGAAAGCCGTCGCCTCTCGCGGCAGATCACAAAGTTTCTCGAAGAGATGCTGGGCGATCGCATTCTTGCCAAGGTCCGCCGCGATGAAGCCGTGGTCGAGGCCCTGTCCATGCGCCAGATGCTGGCCCGCCATTCGCCCCAAAGCGGCGCTTTGGCGGATGTGCGCGCGATGTCCCACCGCGTGGGCGCCTTGCTCACCGGCCTCCTTGACGGCGGCCATGCTCCCCATGCCGGAGATGACGCATGGCACGATTGAGGTTGATCCAGAATCTGAAATATCTGCTCGCCCCCCTGCTGCTCAGCCTCAGCCTGTTCATCATTTTTGTTCCGCTGAACATGCGGTCGCAGTTCATCTTTGCGGGCGTCACGGTGGTCGGCACGCTGATGCTTCGGCGCTGGAAATCAAGCCATACGCTGGTGGCGATCAATATCGTCTCCATACTGGTGTCCACCCGCTATATTCTGTGGCGGACAACCCAGACGCTCGGTTTCAGCAATCTGACCGAGCTGCTGTTGGGCAGCGCGCTGTATGGCGCGGAACTCTATGCCTGGATCATCCTTGTCCTTGGCGCGACCCAGACGATCTGGCCGCTCAAGCGCCCGGTCAAACCGCTGGCCGGAGAGCCGATGGATTGGCCCACGGTCGACATTTACGTGCCAACCTATAACGAGAGCCTCCAGATCGTGGCCAACACGGTGTTTGCCGCGATGGATCAGGATTATCCCGCCGACCGTTTCCGGGTCTTTATTCTCGACGACGGCCGCCGCCCGCAATTCCGCGCCTTCGCGCAAAAGGCCGGTTGCGGCTATATCACCCGCCATGACAATGCCCATGCCAAGGCGGGCAATCTGAACGCGGCCATGGGCAAGACCTATGGCGAATTCATCGCCGTCTTCGATTGCGACCATGTGCCCACGCGCGCATTCCTGCAATTGACGATGGGCTGGCTTCAGGCCGATCGCGATCTGGCCCTGCTCCAGACGCCGCACCACATGTATTCGCTCGACCCGGTTCAGCGCAACCTTTCGCAATTGACCGACATGCCGGGCGAAGGCGATCTGTTTTACGGACCCGTGCAGGAAGGCAACGACCTGTGGAATGCCACCTTCTTTTGCGGTTCATGCGCGGTCATGCGCCGCGCCGCGCTGGAAGAGATCGGGGGTTTCGCGCGCGAGACCGTGACCGAGGACGCACATACCGCGCTGCGTTTGCAGCGACAGGGCTGGAAGACAGCGTTTCTGGGGCTGCGCCTCTCGGCGGGTCTGGCAACGGAGCGTCTGGCGCTCCACGTCGGCCAGCGCATACGCTGGGCGCGCGGCATGATGCAGATCATGCGGATCGACTTTCCGCTGCTGGGGCCGGGCCTGAGCGTGCAGCAGCGCTTTTGTTACCTCAACGCCATGCTGCATTTCATGTTTCCGCTTCCGCGCATCGTGTTTCTGACCAGCCCGCTGGCCTATCTGATTTTGGGCCAGAACATCATTCAGGCCTCCGCGTTGATGATCCTGGCCTATGCGCTGCCGCATCTGGCCTGCTCCATGCTGGTCAGCGATCATGTCGATGGCGGCGCCCGCCGGCCTTTCTGGAGCGAGATCTATGAAACCATCCTTGCTTTCCACCTGGCGCCGGTCACGGTCATGACGCTGATCAACCCGCGCAAGGGCAAGTTCAACGTCACCGAAAAGGGAAGCATCGTTGGACAGGATTATTTCGACTGGCGCGTCGTGCGGCCCCATCTCATCTGCATCGCGCTGCTGTTGACCGGGGTTGCCCTGGCCTTGGCCAAGCAATTCTATTCGCCCTATCTCTTCAACATCCAGATCGATACGCTGGTCATCAATCTGGTCTGGGCGCTCTTCAGCGTGGCAATCCTGCTGGTGGCGGTGGCCACGGCATGGGAAAGGCGCCAGTCATCGCCCTTCGTCCAGATGCCCCGGCGCTTTGCGGTCAGCGTCAATTTTTCCAGCGGCCATGTTGTCGACGGCGAAACGGAAATGATCTCGGTGGGTGATGCCCGCATTGCGCTGCCCCGGATGCCGGAGTTTTCGGATGCCGAGATCAGCCACATCACCCTGAGCTTTGGCGAGGATGCGCTGACCTTGCCGGTGGAAACGGTGTCGATGGCCGATGGTCATGCCACCGTGCGCTATCTTGATCTGACCATGGCCGAGCAGCGCCTGCTGACCCGCCTGCTGATGGGCCGCGCGGACGCGTGGGAGTGCGAGGACCGGCCATCACGCGTGCACGCCATAGCCTCCATCAAGGACATTCTGCGGGTGAGCCTGGCGATCACCGGCCGTTTGCTCAAGCTGGAATTTGTCCGATTGAGCCGCGCAGGCAGGAAACCTTCGCGCAAGGCGCCCGCCATGGCGACGGCGGCGCTGCTGCTGGCGGCGGCGCTCGGCGTGGCTCCTGCCCGGCCGGTTCAGGCGGCCTCGCTGGCCCCCGCGGCCTTCCCGCCCAGCGGCACGCTGCATCAGCATTTTACACTCAAGGACATGCTGGTTCGGCAGCCTATCCGCCTGCAAGGCACGCGCGGCGAGGTCGGCCTGCCCTTTGGCGTCCACAAAGATATGGTGGTGTCGGGCGCGACGCTGACCCTGGCCCTCGCCTGGTCGCCCCAGATGCTGGACGATTTGAGCCAGTTGGTTGTCATGGTCAATGGAGAGGTGGCCCAGACCATCCCCCTGCACAGGGTCGATTCGGGCGGCATACAGGTGTCGATGCCCATCAATCCGGCCTTTTTCCTGCCCGGCCGCAATCAACTCAACCTGCGCCTTGTCGGCCATTACACCCGCGATTGCGAAGACCCCTTTCACAGCGCGCTTTGGGCCAATGTCAGCCATGTGCGCTCGTCGCTCGACCTGACCCTGCAATCGGTGGCCATGGCGCCATCGCTCTCGACGCTGCCGATGCCCTTTTTTGAACGCTCCGATGTGCTGCCTCTCAAGGTGCCCTTTGTGTTTGCCGCAAGGCCGGGGCCGGGCCAACTGGAAGCCGCCGCCGCGACCGCCTCCTGGCTGGGCAGCCTTGCCAGCTATCGCGGGTTTTCCTTCAAACCCTTTTACGGCCAGTTTCCGGCGGGCAATGCGGTCGTGTTTCTGCGTGCGGGGGAAAGCCTGCCCGGGCTCGCCCCTGCCATAGCCGGGCCATCGGCGATGATGATGACCAATCCTGTCGATCCCTATGGCACCTTGCTGGTCATCATGGGGCGCAACGATGCCGAACTGGCGCAGGCGGCGGGGGTCGTGGCCACAGGCCGGGGCATTCTCAGCGGCGCCCTGATGAACTTTTCCGATGTGCGCCTGCCCGCCTATGCCGCCTATGAGGCCCCGCGCTGGTTGAGCACGGCCAAGCCGATCCGGCTGGGCGAGATCATGGAGGCTTCGGAACTGACCGGCATGGGCATTCCGCCGGGGCCTCTGACGGGCCGGTTTCGTCTGGCGCCTGATCTGTTTTTCTGGCCCCATGTCGGGGGCCGACTGAATCTGATGTACAATTACCCCACCGCCCCGTGGCTGGACCGCAGCCGCTCGCGGCTCGACGTCATGCTCAATGGCCAGTTCCTGACCACGGTCCCGCTCAACGGCGGCAATTGGTGGCATCAGATCATCAACGGCAAGCTGCCCGGCGGCAATCCTTCGCGGGTGCGGCTGGATCTGCCCGGCTATGCCCTGTTCGGGCGCAATGATCTGACCTTTGATTACAACCTGCTGTTGGCGGACAAACAGAAATGTAGCGGCACCTTGCCGGATAATGTGCGCGTGTCGATCAACCCCAACAGCACGATCGACCTGACGGACGCATGGCACGCCACGTTGATGCCCAATCTGGCAACCTTCGCCAGCGCCGGCTATCCCTTTACCGTCATGCCCGACCTGTCGCGCACGGTCGTGGTGGTGCCGGAAAATCCGGAGCCCGGCACGGTTGAGGCCTTTCTGGTGATGATGGGGCGTTTCGGCGATTCGACCGGTGCCGCCGCCACCGGCGTCGCGGTGGTAACCCAGGTTGTGCCCGAAAAGATCAAGGACAGCGATGTGCTGGTCATCGGCGGCAGTGCGATGGCCGGGATGGAAAAGCTCTTTGCCAATTCCCCGGTCAAATTCAGCGGCGGCGCTCTGCAAGTGCGGCAGAACAGCCCGCTGGATTATATCGAGGCCATGTTTGCCGGGGTCCGCACCGACGCCCCCGCCGATACCGATGCCGCCGTCTATGGCGCCAAGGGCTTTTCCGGCATTGTCAGCTTTCGCTCGCCCTTTGGCGATGCGCATACGGTGGTGGCGCTGATTGCCGACAATCAGGCCGATCTGCCCACACTGGTTGACGGGATGGCCGACAACAAGATCAATGCGGCCATCAAGGGCGACCTCTCGGTCACCACCGGCGACAGTATGAGCAGCTACAAATTGGGTCAGGTCTATTGGGTCGGAAATTTGCCGATCTGGCTGCGCATATCCTATTGGATCAGCCTGCATCCGGTGCTGATGGCCTTCAGCGTTCTGATCACCGCGATCTTTTTCAGCGCGCCGGTGACGCTCTTCCTGCGGCGGCGCGCTCATAAACGCCTGCATGAAACCGAAGCGCCGCCGCAATGAGACTGATGCCCCCACAGCCCAAAGGCTTGGGGGCATCAGGCATTAGCCAGGCATTGGCTCTAAAGCGAACCCACCGCGATTTTCGAGCCGTTGACAAGCCTGTCGAGGCGGAAATGCTGGGGGTCCACGCTGGGCCGATCCTGCGAAATCAGGTCTGCCGCAAGATAGCCGATGCCGGGGCCAAGGCCAAACCCATGCCCGGAACAGCCCGCGGCAAGATAAAGCCCGCCGACCTGCTCCACAGCCGAGATCACCGGCACAGCATCGGGCGTGCAATCGACATAGGCGCCCCACGCACCCTCGAACTCAAGCCCCGCCAGTTGCGGAAATGTGCCGACAAGATTGGCCTTGATCGCGGCCACGAGCTTGGGGTCGGGCTTGGGCGAGAGCACGCGCGTGGCCTCAAAGATCGAAGGATCGCGGCCCAGCACCGCCGACAGAGATTCCGGCCCGGTAAAGAAGGAGCCGCTGATCCCCATTTGCACAGCCTTCAGACGCTGGATGAATTGCGGCATGAATTCGCGGGCAAAGCGGATGCCCTGCGGGGTCAGTTCCAGCGTCGCGCGGCCGCTGATGGCAAGCGTGTAGCTGCCGTCGAGCCGCCGCGTCATGGCCAGATCGGGGCAATAGACCACCTCGCCAAGATTGACCGTAGGTTTGGTGCGCAGCGCCGTCTGGCGCACGCTGGCCTGCGGAAAGGTGACGCCGTGGCGGCGCATGAAGGCCGATGCCCATGCCCCGCCCGCGCAAAGCACGGCATCGGCGCGGATCGTGCCGCGCTCGGTATGCAGGCCCGAAACCCGGCCATTGGTCAGATCCAGCCCGCGCGCGGCGCAATTCTGATGGATGGTCGCGCCATGCTGCCTTGCCCCTTCGGCAAGAACCGGGGCGGCCAGCGCCGGTTCGGCCTTGCCGTCATGCACCGAATGCAGCCCGCCGACCCATTGCCGCCGGTTCTGGGGAATGCGCTCGCCCGCCTGCGCGCCGGTCAGCATATGGGTTTCGACGCCAAACTCCTTGGCCACCGGACGCCAGCTTTCCCATGCGGCCAGCGTCGCGGCATCATCGGTGGCATAGACGAGGCCCGTGCGGCGAAAGCCCGGATCCATGCCGATTTCGCCGCGCATTTCATCCCACAGCCGCATCGAGAGCAGCGAGAGCGGCATCTCGCGCCGGTCGCGGTTCTGCTGGCGGCACCAGCCCCAGGTGCGGCTCGACTGTTCGCAGGCGACATGGCCCTTTTCCACCAGCGCCACGCGCAGGCCCCGCCGCGCCAGATAATAGGCCGATGCCGTGCCGACGATACCACCCCCGATCACCGCGACATCGACCGCATCGGGCAGATGTTCATCGCTTTTGACCGGTTGAACAACAGGATGCATTTCCTCACCTCTCATCAAGCGATGGCCAACCATTCCATCACAGATACTTGAGCCACCAGATGTCCTTGCGGGCCTTCTTGAAATTGGAAAACCAGCGGGTCGGGAAATAAAGCGGCACAATGAGGGCAAGGTAGAACACCAAAACCCAGCCCAGCGAGTCAAAGCCGAAGACATCGCCATGATTGGTGCCGAACACCGCGCGCGCCGTCAGATAGAAGATGCGCAGCAGATAGAGATGGAAAAGATAGAAGAACATTGGCGCGCTGCCCAGCACCGAGAGCCAGTGGGTGATGCGCGCATGATTGACCCGTTCAAACAACGCCAGAAGGATCAGCCCGGTGCCCAGCGTGGGCAGGAGAAACAGCAGCGAGGGCGGATATTTGGTCAGGGCCAGAAAGCTCATGACCGTGCGGATCGGCTCGCCCGGCACGGTGAACCACGGCGCATCGCCATAAATGTTGATCGCACGCAGGAAGACAAAGCCCGCGATCATCGCCGCGCCGGTGGCCATCAGCCGCGCCATCCGGGCTTCAGGCGCAAGGCGCGAAAACCAC
Encoded proteins:
- a CDS encoding NAD(P)/FAD-dependent oxidoreductase, whose amino-acid sequence is MHPVVQPVKSDEHLPDAVDVAVIGGGIVGTASAYYLARRGLRVALVEKGHVACEQSSRTWGWCRQQNRDRREMPLSLLSMRLWDEMRGEIGMDPGFRRTGLVYATDDAATLAAWESWRPVAKEFGVETHMLTGAQAGERIPQNRRQWVGGLHSVHDGKAEPALAAPVLAEGARQHGATIHQNCAARGLDLTNGRVSGLHTERGTIRADAVLCAGGAWASAFMRRHGVTFPQASVRQTALRTKPTVNLGEVVYCPDLAMTRRLDGSYTLAISGRATLELTPQGIRFAREFMPQFIQRLKAVQMGISGSFFTGPESLSAVLGRDPSIFEATRVLSPKPDPKLVAAIKANLVGTFPQLAGLEFEGAWGAYVDCTPDAVPVISAVEQVGGLYLAAGCSGHGFGLGPGIGYLAADLISQDRPSVDPQHFRLDRLVNGSKIAVGSL
- the bcsA gene encoding UDP-forming cellulose synthase catalytic subunit, whose protein sequence is MARLRLIQNLKYLLAPLLLSLSLFIIFVPLNMRSQFIFAGVTVVGTLMLRRWKSSHTLVAINIVSILVSTRYILWRTTQTLGFSNLTELLLGSALYGAELYAWIILVLGATQTIWPLKRPVKPLAGEPMDWPTVDIYVPTYNESLQIVANTVFAAMDQDYPADRFRVFILDDGRRPQFRAFAQKAGCGYITRHDNAHAKAGNLNAAMGKTYGEFIAVFDCDHVPTRAFLQLTMGWLQADRDLALLQTPHHMYSLDPVQRNLSQLTDMPGEGDLFYGPVQEGNDLWNATFFCGSCAVMRRAALEEIGGFARETVTEDAHTALRLQRQGWKTAFLGLRLSAGLATERLALHVGQRIRWARGMMQIMRIDFPLLGPGLSVQQRFCYLNAMLHFMFPLPRIVFLTSPLAYLILGQNIIQASALMILAYALPHLACSMLVSDHVDGGARRPFWSEIYETILAFHLAPVTVMTLINPRKGKFNVTEKGSIVGQDYFDWRVVRPHLICIALLLTGVALALAKQFYSPYLFNIQIDTLVINLVWALFSVAILLVAVATAWERRQSSPFVQMPRRFAVSVNFSSGHVVDGETEMISVGDARIALPRMPEFSDAEISHITLSFGEDALTLPVETVSMADGHATVRYLDLTMAEQRLLTRLLMGRADAWECEDRPSRVHAIASIKDILRVSLAITGRLLKLEFVRLSRAGRKPSRKAPAMATAALLLAAALGVAPARPVQAASLAPAAFPPSGTLHQHFTLKDMLVRQPIRLQGTRGEVGLPFGVHKDMVVSGATLTLALAWSPQMLDDLSQLVVMVNGEVAQTIPLHRVDSGGIQVSMPINPAFFLPGRNQLNLRLVGHYTRDCEDPFHSALWANVSHVRSSLDLTLQSVAMAPSLSTLPMPFFERSDVLPLKVPFVFAARPGPGQLEAAAATASWLGSLASYRGFSFKPFYGQFPAGNAVVFLRAGESLPGLAPAIAGPSAMMMTNPVDPYGTLLVIMGRNDAELAQAAGVVATGRGILSGALMNFSDVRLPAYAAYEAPRWLSTAKPIRLGEIMEASELTGMGIPPGPLTGRFRLAPDLFFWPHVGGRLNLMYNYPTAPWLDRSRSRLDVMLNGQFLTTVPLNGGNWWHQIINGKLPGGNPSRVRLDLPGYALFGRNDLTFDYNLLLADKQKCSGTLPDNVRVSINPNSTIDLTDAWHATLMPNLATFASAGYPFTVMPDLSRTVVVVPENPEPGTVEAFLVMMGRFGDSTGAAATGVAVVTQVVPEKIKDSDVLVIGGSAMAGMEKLFANSPVKFSGGALQVRQNSPLDYIEAMFAGVRTDAPADTDAAVYGAKGFSGIVSFRSPFGDAHTVVALIADNQADLPTLVDGMADNKINAAIKGDLSVTTGDSMSSYKLGQVYWVGNLPIWLRISYWISLHPVLMAFSVLITAIFFSAPVTLFLRRRAHKRLHETEAPPQ